In Embleya scabrispora, the DNA window ACGAAGCCGCCGAGCAGCAGCGCGGCGCCGATCGGGGCCACGGTCAGCGCGTCGGAACCGGTCTCGGCGAGGGATCCGCCGCCGTGCGAGGAACCGCCGGTCGTGCCGCCGGTGCTGCCGGCCGAGCTGCCACCGGTCGTGCCGCCCGTGGTGCCGCCGGTCGTGCCGCCCGTGGTGCCGCCGGTGTTGCCGCCCGTCGACCCGCCGGTGTTGCCACCGGTGTTGTGGCCGGTCGAGCCGCCGCTGGTGCCGCCGGTGGTGGGCGGCGACGTGGTCGGCGGCTTGGTGGTGGGGGCTTGGTGCTCGGCGGGCACGTGGTCGGCGGCTTGCTGGTCGGCGGGTGCGTCGTCGGGGGCTTCGTGTGCGGTGGCTTGTTCGTCGACACGTTGGCGCAGTGGTTGCCGAAGGCCGGGTTCAGCGCACCGATGACGTTCACGGTGTTGCCGCAGATGTTCACCGGGACGTGGATCGGCACCTGGATGTTGTTGCCCGACGCCACGCCGGGCGAGCCGACGGCCGCTCCGTCGGCCCCGCTGCCGGCGTTGGCCACGCCGACGGCCGCGGACGCGAGTGCGCCCGCGGTGGCGACGACGACCAACAGCCCCTTCTTGGCGAGCTGGTGCATGTAGGTACCCCTGTGTCTCTTTCGCGAGGGGCGGGGGACGTTGACCCCGCACGGTCGTCCAACGAGAGTCGACACCGGAGGTCACCGGGGTGACGGGGATTCGCTCGTATGGCTGAGTTTCGGCCTTCCGTGCAACCGTGTTCCGATTGTTTTCGCCCGCGCTTCGGCCCGGACGGGCTCGGCTGAACGAAGCCGACCGTCGCCGCGCCGAGGCCGCCGGGCCCGGGCGGGGGCCGGCCGTACAGCGGGACGGCCCCGAGACCGTGGCGGTCCCGGGGCCGTCCTCACGCCATCGAGCGCGTGGGCCTGGATCAGGTGTTGATGCAGGTGTTGCCGAAGGCGGGGTTCAGCACACCGACGATGTCGATGGTGTTGCCGCACAGGTTGATCGGGACGTGGATCGGCACCTGGATGTTGTTGCCCGACACCACACCGGGGGAACCGACGGCCGCGCCGTCCGAATCGGCGTTGGCCATGGCGCCACTGGCACCGGCGAGCACGAGACCACTGCCGGCCGCGACGATGAACGCGGTCTTGCCCATCTTCTTCATGATTCTTCCGTCCTCCTTGTAGACACCACGACGC includes these proteins:
- a CDS encoding chaplin, which encodes MKKMGKTAFIVAAGSGLVLAGASGAMANADSDGAAVGSPGVVSGNNIQVPIHVPINLCGNTIDIVGVLNPAFGNTCINT